The genomic interval CAACCCAGGCCATGGCATTCGATGGAATCCCCTTCCAGGGCCAGTGTCTAAAGATCAGACGACCACATGATTACCGCCCCCTTCCAGGGATTGCAGAGCAGCCAGCTTTTCATGTTCCAGGTTAGCTCTGCAGTTCTGAAGCCAGCTTTTAGGCTTTAGCTGTCAGATCAGCAGGATCCCTTTCAATCAGGGCTTTGCACATCGAAAATGATATTAGCGTGACTGAATTTTGTGCCATCTTCAGAGCTATGAGCTATGTCATGCTTAATGCAGTGATTGGTGATGAGctacatcagtgtttctcaaacgtGCTCAGACTCAAACGTGTTAttggaccacttaaccaataaaaaaaacctcgcagaccacctagctaaacaAAAAAGTAGTAGACCTACTttcacagtatattacacaataggcctactcaccttgcttattgtgtcagagaattcatatgatttaaactggcgtagtTTACATAGGCATGTTGctgaactgtttggatttacatacacgTTGGTTCAACATTGCAAACaaatctatattatattttaccatgtctgctcgcggaccacttgggatagcttgcggaccacactttgagaaacattgAGCTACATCACAGCTCCATAATCAAAGTAGCTTCCAGTtattctcagtcgctttggtacaGTCTAatctaatttcccaaaatgtttttttcaacCTCCACACAATATAGTCACTTGCACGTTAATGTTCTTTGAAGCTGATAATTCCATTGCATCATATCCTCTTTAGAATGACCTTTTTTTGATTTAAATATTACtttacctcccccccccccaaggcgTTGTATCCACAGTGGTTCCAGATTCACCACATAAACTCTTCATTGGAGGCCTACCCAACTATCTTAATGATGATCAGGTACATACAAGCCTTCTCTGTCACCAAGCTACTGATTTTGACATGCCCATGCACTTATTTTAGCTCAAATAGCATTAAGATATACATATTTTTCCCATTTTGTTAATATGAACTAATACATTGTGAACACTTGTTTATATTAATAATGTCAATGTGTTTTTGCGAAGAACATTTCTGAAAGCAGGCTTACTTTTGGTTTACTTGCACTTCTGACGCCTATGGATTTAGCCAATCAGtatctccacccccccacccccccatatcATATAGATCTTTATTGACATAAACAACTCAACAACATATCTCAATAACCTACTAATAATGCCAGCTAACAGAGCTTGATTTAGGGAAGCTTTTGGAAGCTATTTTAGCGCTAATGTTTAAGTAGCATCAAGCAGCTTGTCACAATGGTTGTTGTGAAAGAATTGACAAAGTCATTGAAAGACTGAGCTTCAAAGCCAAAAATGGAAAGATCAGTAGCATTCACCATCACATGATATTTCATTGGCATGGTTCTGTTAATCACTTACAAAGTATTTTCACAGCATGGATGGTTGTATTACTCTTGTAGTTTAACTTCTTAACACGTTAATTTACACAGTcttaataaacataaacaagttatatatatatatatatatatatatatatatatatatatatatatatatatataaattaacATTCCCATCTTATGCTAGCTTTATGTAGCATGTAGAGAAACTTGGACAATATAAGCACATTGAGCATGACATttttaaggttgcttttgggtAATGTTTTTTTGGATATAGAAGGATACCACCATATTGATTATATGTGTTCATTTTTAACAAATGTTCCATTTCCAATCCAGAATTGTAGTTGACTGAATTAATTTGGGTAGGTTAAGTAAATAGCTTTGTCATATACCTTTGAGAAACACCTTTATTAAATTAATGTGTAATTGGTCAGACCTAAACAACGACATGAAACACACTGTACTTCATATTAACCTAACTCTCAAGAAATGGATGGGGGATTGTCATGTTGTCTGCAGTTCACATGTAATCCTGTGATTGGAGACGTCATGTTTAAAACAGTCAGAGTTAGtgacaagaaaagaaaatggaCGTCAATGTTACCCTGGTGTGTGATCATTTTCCTTCTCCTTTGTTTGTCTCTTGCAGTCACTGCTACTGCTTTGATACTCACAGCTCTTTCATTTTTGTTCCCCCACTCTGTCCCCAGCTAGGGGCCTGTAAGATCGTTCTAAGTCTCCGCTCTTAATTTGTTCAGTAGTACTGACCTACTGCTGCCATGCCAACATGTAACACAAGGCAAGTAAGACATTCCGTTTTTCACACGGATACACCTCTAAAGCCAGCAGGTCCCCTTCCCTGGCTGCTTTCCTTTCCCATTTCTTTCTTGGAGCGCGATAGCGACCCAAAATGAGCTTAgtttggggttggggggggggggggggggggtgggggggggggctgggtgaAGGGTGACGGGTTATTGGGTTAGGTAGCAGAAGAGTTGGGTGACCAGGCGATTTGGATGGTTAGGAGAGACCATCAGGGTTTAAGGGCCGTCTTGAATTGGTAACCGTAACGTTGAGGTTTAAACTCTAGGTTCTCTTCCTTTACTGATTGAGACAGGTAAGATATTGCTTCCATAAACGCTCATGCATTATGACCCTGATATGATACCTAGAGGCTTCTGCTCTGTCTGAATTGGGGTCTTAGAGTTGGTCTTGTTCAGCAACTGCTGACAATGAAAATAATGCTTcccatgtacagtatatcagcCAGGATTTTAACCTTGGTTGGTGGGAAAACAGTAATTCTGCCAAGGTTTCATATGCAAAGTGATGTGTATGTTCTTCAATTTGTACTGTGAATTAATTTACTGTTACTATTACTGCTAACTTGCTATCAACATGGacaatatgttttttgtttttttccatgtAAGCAAAGTTTGGACCCCAAAGCAATTTCATCTTTCAGTTTTATTTGGTCACATGAAGATGATGGTACATTTGTAATTAAAACCAAATCTTCATGCACTTTTTCCTTAAGGGGCTCGCAAGTTAACACCTAGGTGAACTCCTCCTTGAAGCAGTACAGCACAGAGCACAgtatttgtttttttgccataccACCTTCTGCACAGCTCCAAAGCCATCTCACTTCTTGATTTACCTTCTCATAGATTTGAAACAGACAGCATAGCATGCAGACATTCGGCCTGCGCTGGCATCCCCCGTTCTAACAAGCTCTCCCCTGCTCTTACCTGTGCAGGTTAAGGAGCTCTTGACATCATTCGGTCCTCTCAAAGCTTTCAACCTTGTCAAAGACAGTGCCACATCACTGTCCAAAGGTTACGCTTTCTGTGAATATGTCGATATCAGCGCCACCGATCAGGTAAGTATGGCAAGCACCACAGGCAAACAAGTTCACACTTCCATTTTTTTTACGGGCCTGTTCCTGAAGTTGACCTTTGAGGTTAATGTCATGGTGAGGTCCAGTGATTCTGTGGGTTGCGCTCACAGGCGGTGGCTGGTCTCAACGGTATGCAGCTGGGCGACAAAAAGCTGATTGTCCAGAGGGCAAGCGTGGGGGCCAAGAACTCTAATCCGGTATGTCCCCTACTCCACTGCACTTACCATGATCAATTATTTTTTCATGATCTTGTCTTTTTCactatacactcttaaaatacactcttaaaacaaatgtgttaaaataaaaaccgtttgtcagttttttttttctgatttcCTTTACCCTGTATTATTCCttgtctcccttcttctctgGCTTGTCTCCAGACGGCCATTATCGAGACACCGGTGATGCTGCAGGTGCCGGGCTTACAGAAGCTGCATAACTCAGGCCTACCCACGGAGGTGTTGTGTCTGCTCAATATGGTCATGCCCGAGGAGCTGGTGGACGACGAGGACTACGACGAGATCCTGGAGGACATCCGGGAGGAGTGCTGCAAATATGGCATCGTGCGCTCCATCGAGATCCCGCGCCCCGTTGATGGAGTGGAGGTCCCGGGCTGTGGAAAGGTCAGTCGCCGACGTGGCATATTCTGGAaccttcttcttcatcttctgCCCACCCAGGGAGAATGTTTGAGAATTTTGTTCCAGAGaatgttatttttgtttgttgttgttttgt from Alosa sapidissima isolate fAloSap1 chromosome 3, fAloSap1.pri, whole genome shotgun sequence carries:
- the LOC121705946 gene encoding splicing factor U2AF 65 kDa subunit-like isoform X2, with translation MSDFEEFEKQLSENRQERERERHKRRSRSSSPSRSDKHRSWSKDRGSRNRDKRSRSRDRKSRSRDRKSRDRRSNSRDHKKRSYSPRRTRKKKTYKYWDMPPPGFEHITPMQYKAMQAAGQIPTIALLATSSTSGVSVTPTQVPVVGSQMTRQARRLYVGNIPFGVTEFRSVDETTQAMAFDGIPFQGQCLKIRRPHDYRPLPGIAEQPAFHVPGVVSTVVPDSPHKLFIGGLPNYLNDDQVKELLTSFGPLKAFNLVKDSATSLSKGYAFCEYVDISATDQAVAGLNGMQLGDKKLIVQRASVGAKNSNPTAIIETPVMLQVPGLQKLHNSGLPTEVLCLLNMVMPEELVDDEDYDEILEDIREECCKYGIVRSIEIPRPVDGVEVPGCGKIFVEYASAVECQKAMQALTGRKFANRMVVTKYYDPDMYHRHEF